One region of Pseudomonadota bacterium genomic DNA includes:
- a CDS encoding DUF4136 domain-containing protein, with the protein MTHIAHRATKPTVTLFVLVGILLGLNACATRYPVATDYDDRFAFSGKTSFALVAPEDIQTAENDLVKSRIEKALRQQLQAQGFQETDREQADIWISYFATTEKQQDILTYDRYNTYYGYTRCYRCYYPAAPMWTTDVEVVNYTAGTLIIDVIDPASNTLKWRGSTTSRVTTSRAEKMTVEERTERVNQAVAAILANYPPAKTHPE; encoded by the coding sequence ATGACCCACATTGCCCACCGCGCGACAAAACCCACCGTCACGCTATTTGTCCTGGTTGGAATCCTGCTCGGCTTAAACGCCTGCGCGACCCGCTACCCGGTGGCAACCGACTACGACGACCGGTTCGCCTTTTCCGGCAAAACAAGCTTTGCGTTGGTGGCCCCCGAAGACATCCAAACCGCTGAAAACGACCTGGTAAAAAGCCGCATTGAGAAGGCATTGCGCCAGCAATTGCAGGCGCAAGGTTTCCAGGAAACGGACCGGGAACAGGCTGACATTTGGATCAGTTATTTCGCCACAACCGAGAAGCAGCAGGATATCCTCACCTATGACCGCTACAACACCTACTATGGGTACACGCGCTGCTATCGCTGCTACTACCCCGCCGCGCCCATGTGGACAACCGACGTCGAAGTGGTGAACTACACCGCCGGCACCTTGATCATCGATGTGATTGACCCGGCCAGCAATACCTTGAAGTGGCGCGGTTCCACCACCAGCCGGGTCACGACGTCACGTGCTGAAAAGATGACGGTGGAAGAAAGAACAGAACGCGTCAACCAAGCCGTTGCGGCCATTTTGGCGAACTACCCACCGGCTAAAACCCACCCCGAGTGA